A window of Desulfobaculum bizertense DSM 18034 genomic DNA:
ATTCAAACTCGATGAGGATACGTAAGGGAATCATTCCCTTACGCGGGGGTTTGGGGGCAGGCCCCCAACTTTCCCCCACCCACCCATCCAGCGCTAACGCGCTGGTGCTGGCCCCCAATCTTTCCACCTACCCATCCAGCCCTCACCCAACCATCTTCCCCCACCGGCTACACCACGTCAGTGTCACCGCCGAGGGCTTCGAAGCCGCTGGCGACTTCGAGGAGTTCGGCAGTAATCATGTTCTGCCGAAGCTCGCGGAACTGCGCAGCGAGTTCGTCGCGCATTTCTTCGATGTTCTTCTCGGCGCGCTGCATCGCGGCGAGACGCGCGGCATTCTCGGCAGCCATGGAGTGGCCAAAGGCGCGATAGAGGGAAATAAAGAGATGCTGTCGAAAGAGTGCGGAAAACATGTCGCGCTTGGGCACGCCAATCATGGGGAGATTGCGCCGGGGCCAAGGTTTTTCACCGAGTGACTCAGCCCAGTCGCGATTAAGGGGGAGCACCTGCCGCACCCGACACTCAAAGCCGCCGCCAGAGGCAGGGCGATTGTAGACAACGGTCAAGGGCGCAGGCTTAACGGGCAAACCACGCACGGCGGCCATTGCGGT
This region includes:
- a CDS encoding F0F1 ATP synthase subunit gamma, yielding MLTLEGLEKRIGTAGSLLSVVTSMKNLAAVNMRQFEKAVESLSAYDSVTQQGWAALLRNGGLRTTHLTGAHIVLAVGTDQGLCGAFNELVSEHVLSFIDAQDVPPVIFVSGERLAGALEDARLSLSGRIPQPAGLPGIAGTAMAAVRGLPVKPAPLTVVYNRPASGGGFECRVRQVLPLNRDWAESLGEKPWPRRNLPMIGVPKRDMFSALFRQHLFISLYRAFGHSMAAENAARLAAMQRAEKNIEEMRDELAAQFRELRQNMITAELLEVASGFEALGGDTDVV